The following DNA comes from Janthinobacterium sp. TB1-E2.
GCGCTTGCGCCGCTGCCGCATCCCAGGCTGTATTTTCTGGCACCCAGCGGCGGAACCGGCCGCGCTTGATCACTTCGGCGGTCCAGATGCGCAGCAGCTGGGCCAGGTTCTGCTGGCTGCCCTCGAACATGCGGTTGAGCGTACCGTCGGCGTACTTCACGCGACAAAGCAGCGCGCCAATGTCGCCGGCAAGCGCTGCAGCGGCCAGCGGGTCCGTCTGGTGGTGCTGCGCGTCGTCCATGAGGTTGCTCGAACCTATCGATGCGATGTAGCGGTCTGTAAAACCCATAATTGCCTTTCGTTGTATTGGCAGATGTTAACACCCATGACGGCCTTGCAGCAGCACATGGTATTAGTCGAATTACATATTTTAAGCTGCGGTCACAATAAAAATAATACCAACTATCAATACCGCCACCTGCGAAATGTTGTACGATAGAAACTAACAAAAAAATCTTTCCAAGAAATACTAGAATGCACATCAAAATAGCACTTACAAGAGAGCTAAAATCTGACCCATTGTGTTAAATCATAAAATATTAATGGGCCATCATAATAACTTTTTCCATATAAAACTTAAATCATAAAGAAATACGATATGACAAATTTTACAGCTTGGGTAAATAACATACTGAGTCTTCTCGCTCCTGGTTGGGTTGGATCTTTGATAGGAATTGTAGGCCTAGCGGCAGCAATAGCAACGTTTTTCCTCACACGACAAAGAACTGCACTTACATTCCACTGTTCAGGAAAAAGACTATTGGGATTAGCCGGGTCTAATTTACCCACGGGAATAAAAGTTGATTACAATGGTCGAAATATACCAAGGCTGACGCGATCGATTATTACACTTTGGAATTCAGGAGAAAAAACAATTGATGGAGATCATATAGCATCATCCGATCCACTCAAGATTGTAACAGACAACAAAGGAACAATTTTATCAGCTACGATTTTACAAGTTTCACGGACTGCGAACGATTTAAAGTGTTCGCTATCCACCACAAAATCAAACGAAGTAGAATTAGTATTTTCCTTTTTAGACACTGACGACGGCGCAGTAATTGAATTACTGCACACTAGTGAGGACATCAATACGAGAATAATCGGCACAATTAAAGGAATCCCTAAAGGAATTAACGGAAAACGTCAGACTGATTATCCAAACAACATAAAGGCGATTTCCTCCATAATCAATCCCATACCATTTTTATGGATTGTCCTAATAATTGGACTCGCAGCAATTTTACTTTCTTTATTTTTCCCGGATGAAATTAAAAATTTCATGGCTTCAAGTCCGCAGCCAGAATTACTTTCGGTATATATAACAGGGGGTCTTTATGTATGTATGTCTGCTACGTTGCTTTATTTTAGGCGTCAAAAATATCCAAAATCACTTCGAATAGACACTGATACTTCGGACGTCTAATCCGATTTAGAACCACAATCAAAATTCCTCTACTTTCCCGCCGCCGCCCGCCTTCTTCGGCAGCACTTGGACGGCAACGAAGCGCAGCGGATACATGTCGGCCGCGATCTTGATCTTCGCGCGTGCATCCTCTTGCCAATGCCCTTTCACTTCGTGCGCCTCCAGCGCGCCGTCGGCCAGCTGCACGGCGAAGTCGGGCGTATAAAACGTGTTGTCGGCCAGGCGGAATTTCAGGCCTTCGAACTTGTACCAGGCCACCTCGCCGGCGGCCTTGCGCAGCTCCAGCGTCTGCGCATACGCGGCTTCGGTCTTGTTCATGGCGCCGACCTTGAGGCGTCCCAGTGCCTGCAAGCCACGGGCCATCATTGCGCTTTCTCTAGGCGATGAGTGACCGCCTTGACGATTGCTGCGCGCGCAGCTGCGTCCCTGTCCGGATAGAACCGGTACCACTCCAGGAAGCCGCTGGCATCGACGCCGACCGACATCGGCATCAGCCGGATCTCAAACTGCACAAGCAGCGGCGCGGCCGCCGCCCAGCCGCCCATCCAGTCCGGCACCATGGCCTGGCCGCGACTTGCGGCGGCGCCAGCCGGCGGCGTGCCGACCAGAGCGCCGCCCACCTCGACGATGTTGGACCAGCCCAGCAGCTCGGCCAGGCGTTTGTTTGCTGCGATTTTGTTTTCTTGATTTTTCATTTAAAGCCTTTTAAGCCGTTTTTTCTGATGGGTACGTCACTTCGTAGCGGCCATGGCCCTTGCGCAGTGCGGCGGTGCCTCAGGCAAATCCTGAGCGGCATTCGCAGCCTGGACGCTCGGGCGCTTCCCCCTGTGCGACTCCCAATCGAAGACCACCAGCCTGCCGCCGCCCTCGCGCAGTCGGTCAAACGCCCGCGCACCCAGGAACTGCTCCAGGCCGGCAGCGTCCAGATTGCTGATGACGATGGTCGGGCGCGCCGCCTCATAGCGGCCGTTGATGATCTCGAAGAGGATCAGCTTTTCCGTGTCGCTACCGTGCTGCACGCCCACCTCGTCGAGGATCAGCAGATCAGGATCGACCAGGTCGCGGATGGCCTGCGCCTCGGTGCGCCCGGCGCCCTTGGCGTAGGTTTCCTTGACGGAGCGCACCGCGCGCATCACCGACGTGAAGACCGCCTGGCGCCCTTGCGCCATGATGTGGTGGGCAATGCCCACGGCCAAGTGCGTCTTGCCGGTACCGACATCCCCGGCGAAGATCAGGCATGCGCCAATGGCCCGGGCGTCTTCGAAGTTCTCGGCGTACCGGGTGGCTACGGCCAGCGCGCGCTCGGCGCCTGAGCAGTCCGGCCGGTACGATTCGAGGCGGCGATCAGCAAAACGCTCGGGAATAGCAGCACGGCCGAGCTTTGCGCTCCATTCGCGCGCCTTAAGTTCCTGGCGCCAGGCGGCGCGCTGCTCGGCCTCGCGCACCTGGTCTTCGACGTTCATGCAGTCCGGGCAGCCGGACCAGGCGCCGCGAATCAGCATTGCCGTGTACTCGCCGTGCATTGGGCAGCGCTCGATCTTCGCGCTGACGAAGCGCTTCTTGCCTTCAAAAGGTGCCATCTGCCCCAACGCCCTTGTGGTAATCCTGCTTGCCAAAGTTTCCATGCTGTGCCGTCTTTCCGCCCAAAGGCGTTCGTTTCATCGTCAGTTGATCCCACTTCTCGCGCAACTTTGCCGGCGAGAGGATGTTCGAGCACCAGAACGCATCTCCCTGGGCCCATTGGAAAAGCTCGCAGATTTCCGCGTGGGTGCGCTTGTCCCGCTCTCGTAGCAGCCGCACGTCGTCAGCCCAGGTGTCGAAGTTCGGCTGCCTGGCGGAGTCGTTGTTCGCCAGCACCCGGCCGAACAGCCAACGTGCGCACTTCTCGTCGTCAGCGCTGTGCTTGCGTTTTTCCCTGGCTTCCTTGATATCGACCACAGGCACCGTTGGAATCGCCGAGTCGGGGATTTTCTCCGACAAGGTTTTATATATTGGTGTTTGGTGATTGGGTATTGGTGTTTGGGTAGCCGTTGCAGGCGTTGCAGGTGCCGTTACAGGTGGCGTTTCAGGTTCCGGGATTTTCGGGGCCTGCAACGCACTCGCCATCGCCCGGAGTTCCTTGATTCCGATATTCCAAGCAGCGTGCTGCCCAGCAGCCGTAAGCTGGGCAAACAGGGCTGCACGCTCGTCTCTATGTCGCCTCATGCGTGTTTCCTCGTTCGCCTTCTTCGCCTCGCGCTCTGGCTCGCCGGCCTGGAATGCGAAGATAATTTCGTCACACGTTTTGTGGTGCCAGCCATCGGCAGCGAGAGAAAAAAACTCTTTGAGAACGACGTCAACCGCCTTTTTTTCTTCACGGCTGCGTGCGCGAACGACACGTTTTATTTCCTCGATGTCCGGATCGAGTGGCATTTCCTTGTCGAGGTAGCGCCGAATCATGCGGCAATAGATCCCGTCCTCGCAGGCGGAAAGGTGCGAGGTATTCTTGTCATAGTCGCCAATATGGTGCTCGAAGTAGTTCAAGGCCGAGCCTCCTGCGCACGCGCCGCGCCGAACAGCGCAGCCACCAGCGGGAAGCCCAAGGTGCCGGGCATGCCGCCAAGCACGAATTTACGGAAGATAATTCGCGTCATTTGTGTTCCATTTTTTGTTTTTGGTCACTGGGCGCTACATCAAGCAGGCCCATCGACCGTAAAATTTCATGTGTAGTGCCGACGGCCGCGCGAAAGGCAGCCTCCAGGCCGGCCAGCGGCAGATCAACCGGGCGCCGGCGCCGGCCGTCGAGCACGTCGTGGCACGCGCTGCAACCAAACGCAGCGACCGTGTCCGGTGCCTTCAGGCCCATGCCCTTCCCGTCCGCCAAGAAGTTTGAATGGCAGAGCACGGTGGTGTCAGGGTCGAAGTTGCAGACGGCCAGGCGCAGGGTGCAGTCCTGTCCGCGCGCGGCGCGCCGGATCGGCGTCGAGACAGGGCCTTTCGACTTCAAGCCGGCCTTGCGCTTCGGCGCCGTGCGCTGGTGCGACTGTACGGAGAGCATGCCGGTGCTGGGCATGGGCGAGATACGCTTGAATGGCGTGCGCGCCAGGGGCTTGCCTGGCTTCATGGGTGAACGGCGCATCATGTTATGATGCCTTTTCGCTAACCAAGGGATCGACATGACAATCACCGCCGCAAGCCCAGCACAAACTAATTTGAACAACGAAGCAGCCGGCCTTGCGCTTCAACAACTCCAGCTCGCGCATGAGGTGCTTGTTAAATTCAGGAGCAACGCAGGCCCCCATGGAAAGGATGAAGTGATTGCGGTTGCGCAAATTATTGCGACCAATTACGCCGGGCGCGTGGGGATAAAGGCAAATGCCTAATTTCCCGAGGACAGGGCAAAGCAAGTTGTTCATAGTTCGCCCTCCGAGAGCAGCTGCGGCTGCACGGCGCCGTTGGCATAAACCGTATCCATGATGGTCGTGGTGACCGGTGAGGCGCGCTTGCCGGGCCATTTGTCGCTGGTTATATTCTTCATCATTCGCAAAGTCCGTAAGCAGAGCTGCACGCCGTTGGCTCGTCCAACGCTGTGAGCAGTGAAAATTGTTTGCCGCCGCGGCTCGTCTTCGACCACTCAACCACTGCTTCGATAGTCGATGCCTGGCCAGCATGCGCCTTGGTGCCCATGTGGAAAAACGATACGGGCGAGCGCGGTCGGCAAACTTCCGAAACCAGAGCCTCCCATTCCGCGATTCGAGCGATGTGCTGAGGGAACCGGCGTGACACCTCGTGCAGCTCCCCTTTGCTGCAGTTGATGCAAGGCATGCAGCCGACGCGCGACATCCCTTGCTTGTAGAGCGGATTTGGCTCGATGCCGGCCAGCCGATGTGCCTCGAACACGTCACCGACGTTCCAGCGCAAGATTGGCCGGTAAGTGAACAGGCCACCGCCAACCACTTCGAAGTGCTTGACGCACGCACCAGTGCCTTGCAGACGCTCGCGGCGCGACTGGCTTTCGTCGATCCGCACGCCCTGCCAGGACCAGATCGCATCGCATTCACGATCGATCAAATCCATTGCGAACTCCGTCAACGGCTTGGTCTTGAGGTATTCCGTGCAAAACTGCCGTTTGCGCGATGGGAAGCCACCCCGCACCATGCAAAGGTCCAGGTATGGGTTTCCAGATGGGTGCAGCAGCTCAAGCGCACGCTGTGCGGCCTCGGCCGTCCAGTGATACATGAACTTGCGCTTCCCATACACGGCAGACTCCGGTTCGCCGGCCGCGATGCGCGCCAGGTTGGCGCGCTTAGTGGCGAATTCATCAGCGAAATCAGCACGCACCACGTCGACCTTGATGCCAAGGGCCGCTGGCAAGTAGTCCAGTGCATATTCCAGCGTGCTCTCATGCTCGTTGCCCGTATCGGCCATGACGAAGCGGCACGCGGCCATACCGTGCTGTTCCAGCGCGAGAATAGCGGTAGCTGTGCTGTCCTTACCGCCTGAAAGTGAAATCAAGTGGATCAGGCTCATGATAATATTGCCTTTTGACAATACATCGCAGCATGAGACATCTCGGCTAGATGCGCACCGGAGAACAAATGATCGCCCCTTGGAAGAAGGAAGCTGCGCAATGGTTTTTTGCGTCCATTATTGTTATTATCTTTACATTTATGATTGTGGCGTTGAGCGCAGTTATCGTAGATCCTAAAAAGGGACCGGCCTCTGCGGACGCCGCATCGTGGGTGCAAGCCATTGGCACGGTGGTGGCGCTGTTCGCCACATATTTCTTTGGCGAGCGACAGGCGCAGCATGCTCTCCGTACTGCAACGACTATTCAGGACCGCGAGCATGCTCGAAAGAAATCTGCATTCCTCGCCATTTGCCTGGTAGCGCGGGATAATGCCGACTGTATTGGGCGGGTTTTTAGTGAAAAGCCTTATGACCCTTTCCGTCGATTTGTTGAATATCAAGAGTCGGCTACGAATGATATCGTCAAGGCACTTCGCGCCATTCCAGTGCACGATGTAGGAAGTGCGAGTGCCACTACTGCGCTGCTGAATTTGACTCAAGATTTGTCGATGCTGATCATCTGGATCGAAGCTTTCGACAGGGATTTCGAGAGCGTGAGGAACAATGTCCAGCATGCCGAACTGAGGCTTCAACTCACCCAGGACGAAATCGGCAGAAGAGTGGAAGAAATTTCCCAACACTACGCGACGCTCAAAGTTGAATTGGGCACGACCGATCAATTTAACCATCATTAATCCTCCATCGCGCGCTTGATGCCAGCGGCGTCGAGGCCAGCAGCCTTGCAACCCAGGCGGGTCGCGTGGAAGTAGGCCTGCGTCTCGCTTTCGTGGCCGGCAATGACCAGGCCTGCATCGGCCAGGCGCTGCATCGCCTCCCGCGCAGCGCCGGAAATGTTCGCGCAATAGTAGTTGCGATAGCCCCAGCGATTCTTCCGCTTGCCCTGTACGGCGCCCAGCATGTGCTGCAGCTTGGCGAAGTCGCCAGGCATGATCGCGGCACGGACGGCGGCAAGCGCGCAGGTGGCGCATTTGCCGTGCTGGGCCAACTGCTTGGCGGTGCTGGCCTTACCGCAAGCGCAGACCTTGCGGATCAACGAATAAGCGGGCGCGGCTTGATTCGCCAGATGATGGCGAATAGTCTGAGCAGGGTTAGTTATCATGATATTATTTCCTTCCCGCAATTAAGGAGGTTTTATGCACACACTCAGCGTCGTTGAAAAATCGCAACTTGAGGCAGCAACAGAGATCACCGCAAAACAGTTGAAAATTGCTGTAGACCTTCACAACAGGCAGTTCCCCGGCATAAACAACTCCGAAGTATTGGCTGCCATCATTCAGGCTTTGGCTACCAACTTCGCTGCGGCAGTAGCCGCCGACCACAAATAAATTTTTAATATTCACGCCACCCTCGCAATCTCGCGCTCATGCGCGAAGTTGGCGCGCATAGCAGCATCAATCCGGCGGCCGAGCCATGCCACGTTCGACACGGCCCAGCTGTTGCCGATGGCCTTGTAGCGCGGCCCGTCAGCTGCCGCGCGCGCAATCTGCTCGCGTGCCATCACGCCGCCGCGCATCAGGTACTTGATCCAGTCCTGATCAAGCTTTTCCGCGCGGATAGCGCGGCCGAACGGAGTGAGGGTGTAGTCGTCGGGGAAATCTTGAAGGCGCTCGCACTCGCGGGGCGTGAGGCGGCGGACTGCCATGCCAGTCAGCACCATTGGCGTACCTTGGCCGGGCTTACCGCCGCCGGTCGACAGCGCGTCGGTGCGGCTGCCGTCGCCGCCTTCCAGGCGGATTTCGGCGCGGCTGTTCTCGGCGAATGCAGCCACAATTGGCTGCCCGCGCCCAGTGCCATCCTCGCTGGCATCGAAGCCTTCGGCTTTAAGAGTGTGCGTGATGTCGCCGGTGATGCAGACCGCCTGCGCTTGCGGGCGGGACGTGCCCAGAGCACCAAAGACGCTGGTACTACTCACGCAGTCCTGGCGCGCGTCGAAGGCGATAGCCGGCGGGCTGCCGGCGTTGGCATGACTGCGGGCGTGGTTTCCAGCACGTAGCGTGGGTGACAGGTCGTAGCTGGCGTCGCCGCCGTAGTCCTTGCTGCTGAAGGCGATGGGCGCGGCCAGCACCAGGAACGTCTCGCTCTCAAAATCGAAGTGAGGCCCGGCATGCGCGCGACAAGCGGTGGCAACATAAATTTCACCTGCTTGGTTGTTGCCACCGAAAGCCATAGGGATAAGCATGCCGGCCTCGGCATCCTGCTGGGTCGCGCTGCCGGCGGCCTTGCCATTAGCCTGCAGCGTTCCAGCGATGAGCGTGTCCAGGCCATCGCCGCGCGGACGCTCAATGCTACGTGCCACCGGAGCGGCTAAGGCAGCACCGAAAGCAAGGTCTTCCCCGTCGCCCTGTGGTGCTCCGCCAATATCCTCGGTACTGACTGGCTGCAACCCGAGGCCGCATTCGTCCTGCACTCCGCCACGGCGCGCAGCGCTCGCTCTAACTGTACCGGCAATGTCTTGCGGCGATTCTCTGCTCGGCGGAGAATCCCGGCGCACGCCGTCGAACTCAAAAAGTACCGTTCCGGGATCGAACCCTTCTCCAGCACTTGCGACAACGAACACACGACGGCGTCGTTGGGCCACTCCGAAATATTGGGCGTCAAGGGTCCGCCACGCGACTGTTCGCGCGGGGCCATACACACAACCAGCGTACGCCCATTTGCCCCCTGGCGGTTCGATTGGATCATCTTCACCGGCAAGGCCAGCAAGGAAGCAGCCGAAGGCATTATCTTTTGTGGAGAGGACTCCAGGGACGTTTTCCCAGAAGACAACGGCTGGAAGAAGTCCAGCTGCTGCGCGTCGTGCGTCAATTTCATCTGCAATCTCGCAAAAAACAAGGGAAAGGTTGCCGCGTTCGTCGTCGAGCGAATTGCGCAGGCCCGCAATCGAGAACGCTTGGCACGGCGTGCCGCCGCAAAACACGTCAGGCGCAGGCACGAAGCCGTCGCGGATCAAGGCGGCGACCTTGGTCATGTCGCCCAGATTTGGTACGTCCGGATAGTGGTGCGCCAGCACGGCGCAAGGGAATGGCTCGATCTCGGCCAGCCAGGCGGCGCGCCAGTCGAGCGGCCCCCAGGCGACGCTGGCAGCCTCAAGACCGCTGCATACCGAACCGAAAGTAATAGGCATGGCCGTAGTGAAGGAATCGCGCTTCATGCTAAGATTCCTTTCAAACAACTTTCGGCAAACGCATGAAATACCCATACCTCACGGTCGTACTTTTGGTAATTTTTGGCGTTGTCGATATCGTCATTTTGGGAAACCACTACGAACTCACGAAGTCCGATTGGTCCGGATGGGTGCAGGCGATAGGATCGATCGCTGCGATTCTTGGGGCTTTTTACATTGCCGATGCTCAGACCAAGCAGGCTTTGAAAGTTGCCAAGGAAAGGCAAGTGCGTGACGATAGACGAAGGGTCGACATAGTAGACGCGCTGCTGTCGAGGATTTATGATTTGGCGGACGAAATGCTTCGCCAAAGCAGAGACAGCAACGTTCACTACTTCCATGGTTTTAATCAAAGTGTTTTGATTGATTTGCGAGAATCTATAAAAACGATTCCGATAATGGAGGTTCCATACGCAGAAATTGTCTTCCACATCACAGCGTTGCCACATGCGCTTGAAGAAGTGGCGCTTGTATTCAGGAATGTAAGATCTGATGGGGAGGAAGATCCAACTACAATTTACGAGCGACTGTTTGCCACCGATCTCGAGCAAAGAATTGATGACTTGCTGAAACTCACCACTGAAGCGCGAACTGTATGCCTCCATTGGTCGCTCCCTTAACCTGTCAAATTTAGTGAGATCCTTTCTCAGCATGCTCTCCGGATCGAAATTCATGAGCGCACCTCCGCAGCTGGCCGGCGAATGACCACGACAGGCATTGCGCCCACCGTACCGCGAAAGTGTGGCGTGGCCGCCTGGCCTGGCTGTTCTGGTTCGACGCCGAGCATCGCCGCGCGCGATGCATCTTTCAGCACGTAGCGAATGCCCACCTGGCGCACATTGCCCTGGATGAAGCGCGAGAAAATCATGCGCAAGCGATGCTCCATGCCCGCTTCTTCGATATCGAAGCCCGCGCGCTCGCAGATTTGGTAGAAAGTGCCGGGCCCGTGCAGCAAGGCCTGCAGCAGTGCGTACGAGCGGGAGCCTTGCTTAGGAAGCGTGACGCCAGAACGGCGGCGTTTCGTCTTGTTTACGCCAAAAGTCGGGCGCGGGATATTGTCATTTTGGCCAGTCACAATGCCACCTCCGCAAGTACCGAGTCGCGCCACTTCACTTGCTGGATGGGTGTGCCGCTTCCGTGCGCCTTACCGGTATCCGCCACGAAAGCATGCGCGCGGCCCTTCTCCGTCGGCACCCAATGGCCTGCGATACTCTCTTGCAGGCCGGCCTCGACCAGAAGCTGGTTGAAAGCCCTGGCGCTCTTGACGAAGCGGCTGCCCAACTCCGTCGGCGTGTAGTAAATCTCCTGGCTGGGCGTGGCCAGGTGCGTGCGCTCCATCAGCTGCAGCATATTGACGCCGGTCAGGGCGGCCGTACCCTGGTTTGCGCTGATCGCCGCGGCGTTCTTGTCGAGGCCGATCAGGCGCGCAATGCCGAAGATGGCGCGGAATTCCTTGGCGGGCGAGATTGCGCTGGGCTTGGGCGCGGCCGGTGCCTGGCCGGTGACCACGGCGTCGAAGGTGCGGATTACTTCCAGGTGGAACTTGGGGCTAATCCACATGGCGTAGGCGTACACCAGCTCCTTGCACACGTAGGTGCCGCCGTTGCGGCCCTGGGAAGTGATGGTTGGCAAACTCTGCACCGGCGCAGAGTTTAATTCCGCTTCCAGCTCCTGGATTTCCGGGCGACGGAAGAAGAATGCAGGTTGATGGCGGCTTTCCGCACCAGCTGCCCTGTGCAAGTCGTTGAGGCAAAAGCGGCCTTCTTTATCGATCGCGATCAGCGTATTCGCTATCGTGATGCCTTTGTGTTGTACAATTTCGGTCATAAATTCTTTCGCGAATTTTTGTTGTTTCAAGGAAGCCCGCCTGCAAGCGGGCTTTTTTCATTTCTGGCCTTGCAGCTCCTGCAGCATTGCTTCGTAGTGCTGGCGCGTCCGGACGTGGCCGGGATCGACCGGCAGTTCGCACTCGGCATGCCCTTTCTACTGGACGCCGTCTTCGCCAAGCGCCGCGTTGGCGCCAGGCTCGGGCTGCGTAGTCGACCAGGTCAAGCCGCCACCTCGGCGCGCGCGATGCGCTTGAGCTCGCAGATCGACACGTCGAACACCTCGTGCATGCGGATCAGCAGCGAGGCGCCGATCGGCAGGCGGCCGTGGCGAATCTTGGAAATCACTGGTGGCGCCACTTCCAGCGCGCGGGCCAGAGCGGCGTCGTTCTTTGGGCCTTTGGCCAGGAGGGTGTCGAGCAAGTTGTTGTTGCCATCGGCGTTGTTCAGCGAGCCATACGGCGTAATTGCAGTTGTTTGCGTCATGTCATATTCCTAATTGATGGTGATTAAAGTGGCAGATTCCGGTCATGTGATGCTGTAGCTGTCGGGTGCGGGTTCGTTATGGCGGCTCGCGCCGCGGCACCTCGTATTTCTTCGCCACTCTGTCGGTGGCATCGCGCCATTTCTGGCGCGCTTCCTTGTGCGCGGCCTTCGCCGCGCCTTCCCCCTTCCCGTCCTTGGCGCCCTGCAGGTCTTTCTCAGCCTGGCGGTAAATCATCGAGCGCTGGAAAACCAGCTCCTTTTCCTCGGCAGTGACCTCGGCTGGTTTATTCAATAGCTGCCTCCATGCCGTTAAACCCGCATCCGCACGACGCGCGGGACCAGGCCGAAGCTGGGGCGCTGCGGCTGGAGTGGGCCCAACTTTTCCCGTGATTTGGGTCTAGCCCCGCTCGAAAACGGCGGCGTATCATTCCGTTTCGGCCTGGCGTCCAGGTGATTGCGGATGATCACGATCGTGCATTCGTTCAGCACGTCGCTGACCGACTTGCGCATCGAAGTGCATGCGGCTTGCAAGGCATCTTTGTTGTCTTCGGTGATGTAGCCCTTGACGAGCGCGGTACGTTTTTGCTTCTGTTTCATGGTTTTCTCCTGGTGGTCGGTGTTACAGGGTTTGGGTACAGCGAAAATGGCCGGGAAATTCCTTCGTGCTACATTGCTATCTCCATAACAACAATTTGAAGGAATTTCCCATGGAACTACCAACTCTCGCGGGAGCATTGGCCTCTCTAAAGCTGGCAGCCGATGCGGCGAAAGGGTTGCTGTCCGAGCGCGATGACCGTTTAGTGACCAAAGTCATCGGGGATATGAATGATCGGATGATGGATGTCCAAAATCAGTGTCTGGCGCTCCTGGATAAGCAATACGCGCTGGCCGAGAGCGAACGTCAGCTGAAAGAGAAGCTGCGAAAAATGGAAGAGAAAGCTGCAGACCTTGATCAGTACGAGTTGCATCAAAACACTCATGGTGCAGTCATGTACCGATCCAAGGTATCGCTCGATCCTTCGGACAAACCGGTATACCTGTGCGCAAACTGCATGGCTGCCGGCGTAAAAACATTTCTTCAACTTCAACGAAGCGGAATGAAAACTGTCTTCTTTTGCAAAGAACATGGCGAAATACGATCTGAGATCCCGGACAAAGTGATGCAACCGGTGCGCATTAGGTTTTAACTTCACGTTGACTCCTTCAGTGGCTTGAGGCATTCATCGAGCGGCGCTCCTGGCGGCAGCTGGCGCGACTCGACCAGCGGGATGCGCACGAAGTCGGCCGCCGGACGAGGCGGGGAAATTGGAAGGCGGATCATGGCTTCGCGCCCACGTCGATGCCGACAGCGGCCCGCAAAGGCACGGTGTCAAAGATGGCATTGGCGGTAGGAGGCTGGCGGCCGGCGTGGCCTGGGTCGACAGCAACTAGCTCCGGCCAAATCTTTTGCCAGTCATCAGGCCGAAGCTCTTGACGGGTCACCTTGCCACCCGTCTCCCCCTCGATGGCTGGGCAGTGCTGAATAGCAACCGGACGGATGTTTTCAATCCACTGGTGCAGCAGCGCTGGGGAAACGTTGATTGCACGAGCAAATTCAGCCTTCTTCGTGCCTGACTCGATGAGGTAGTTTTTGAGGTTCATGTCGCAATAATAGCATTGCTAGTATGAAAGTCAATAGCATAGCTCGTTGCGCTCTTAAATAGCATCGCTATACTCCGCTTATGAAAAAAGAACCCAAGGCCTTAGAAAATTGGCAGATTGAAGACGCGCAGCGACTAAAGTCACTCTTTGACGCGCGCGAGCCAAAGATTTCTCAGGCTGAATTTGGCGCGAAATTCGAGATCGGCTCTCAAGGCATGGTCTGGCAGTACGTGGCTGCACGCCGCCCACTCAATATCAAAGCGGCTACCGCCTTTGCGCGGGGCCTGGGCGT
Coding sequences within:
- a CDS encoding DNA cytosine methyltransferase: MKRDSFTTAMPITFGSVCSGLEAASVAWGPLDWRAAWLAEIEPFPCAVLAHHYPDVPNLGDMTKVAALIRDGFVPAPDVFCGGTPCQAFSIAGLRNSLDDERGNLSLVFCEIADEIDARRAAAGLLPAVVFWENVPGVLSTKDNAFGCFLAGLAGEDDPIEPPGGKWAYAGCVYGPARTVAWRTLDAQYFGVAQRRRRVFVVASAGEGFDPGTVLFEFDGVRRDSPPSRESPQDIAGTVRASAARRGGVQDECGLGLQPVSTEDIGGAPQGDGEDLAFGAALAAPVARSIERPRGDGLDTLIAGTLQANGKAAGSATQQDAEAGMLIPMAFGGNNQAGEIYVATACRAHAGPHFDFESETFLVLAAPIAFSSKDYGGDASYDLSPTLRAGNHARSHANAGSPPAIAFDARQDCVSSTSVFGALGTSRPQAQAVCITGDITHTLKAEGFDASEDGTGRGQPIVAAFAENSRAEIRLEGGDGSRTDALSTGGGKPGQGTPMVLTGMAVRRLTPRECERLQDFPDDYTLTPFGRAIRAEKLDQDWIKYLMRGGVMAREQIARAAADGPRYKAIGNSWAVSNVAWLGRRIDAAMRANFAHEREIARVA
- a CDS encoding KilA-N domain-containing protein — encoded protein: MKQQKFAKEFMTEIVQHKGITIANTLIAIDKEGRFCLNDLHRAAGAESRHQPAFFFRRPEIQELEAELNSAPVQSLPTITSQGRNGGTYVCKELVYAYAMWISPKFHLEVIRTFDAVVTGQAPAAPKPSAISPAKEFRAIFGIARLIGLDKNAAAISANQGTAALTGVNMLQLMERTHLATPSQEIYYTPTELGSRFVKSARAFNQLLVEAGLQESIAGHWVPTEKGRAHAFVADTGKAHGSGTPIQQVKWRDSVLAEVAL
- a CDS encoding helix-turn-helix transcriptional regulator; protein product: MTQTTAITPYGSLNNADGNNNLLDTLLAKGPKNDAALARALEVAPPVISKIRHGRLPIGASLLIRMHEVFDVSICELKRIARAEVAA
- a CDS encoding nuclease domain-containing protein yields the protein MMRRSPMKPGKPLARTPFKRISPMPSTGMLSVQSHQRTAPKRKAGLKSKGPVSTPIRRAARGQDCTLRLAVCNFDPDTTVLCHSNFLADGKGMGLKAPDTVAAFGCSACHDVLDGRRRRPVDLPLAGLEAAFRAAVGTTHEILRSMGLLDVAPSDQKQKMEHK
- a CDS encoding DUF1064 domain-containing protein yields the protein MMARGLQALGRLKVGAMNKTEAAYAQTLELRKAAGEVAWYKFEGLKFRLADNTFYTPDFAVQLADGALEAHEVKGHWQEDARAKIKIAADMYPLRFVAVQVLPKKAGGGGKVEEF
- a CDS encoding YdaU family protein is translated as MNYFEHHIGDYDKNTSHLSACEDGIYCRMIRRYLDKEMPLDPDIEEIKRVVRARSREEKKAVDVVLKEFFSLAADGWHHKTCDEIIFAFQAGEPEREAKKANEETRMRRHRDERAALFAQLTAAGQHAAWNIGIKELRAMASALQAPKIPEPETPPVTAPATPATATQTPIPNHQTPIYKTLSEKIPDSAIPTVPVVDIKEAREKRKHSADDEKCARWLFGRVLANNDSARQPNFDTWADDVRLLRERDKRTHAEICELFQWAQGDAFWCSNILSPAKLREKWDQLTMKRTPLGGKTAQHGNFGKQDYHKGVGADGTF
- a CDS encoding phosphoadenosine phosphosulfate reductase family protein, which codes for MSLIHLISLSGGKDSTATAILALEQHGMAACRFVMADTGNEHESTLEYALDYLPAALGIKVDVVRADFADEFATKRANLARIAAGEPESAVYGKRKFMYHWTAEAAQRALELLHPSGNPYLDLCMVRGGFPSRKRQFCTEYLKTKPLTEFAMDLIDRECDAIWSWQGVRIDESQSRRERLQGTGACVKHFEVVGGGLFTYRPILRWNVGDVFEAHRLAGIEPNPLYKQGMSRVGCMPCINCSKGELHEVSRRFPQHIARIAEWEALVSEVCRPRSPVSFFHMGTKAHAGQASTIEAVVEWSKTSRGGKQFSLLTALDEPTACSSAYGLCE
- a CDS encoding ATP-binding protein, with the protein product MAPFEGKKRFVSAKIERCPMHGEYTAMLIRGAWSGCPDCMNVEDQVREAEQRAAWRQELKAREWSAKLGRAAIPERFADRRLESYRPDCSGAERALAVATRYAENFEDARAIGACLIFAGDVGTGKTHLAVGIAHHIMAQGRQAVFTSVMRAVRSVKETYAKGAGRTEAQAIRDLVDPDLLILDEVGVQHGSDTEKLILFEIINGRYEAARPTIVISNLDAAGLEQFLGARAFDRLREGGGRLVVFDWESHRGKRPSVQAANAAQDLPEAPPHCARAMAATK